One window from the genome of Candoia aspera isolate rCanAsp1 chromosome 15, rCanAsp1.hap2, whole genome shotgun sequence encodes:
- the LOC134505971 gene encoding solute carrier family 2, facilitated glucose transporter member 11-like isoform X2, with translation MILILGIGGSLQVGFQGSMITYTSVHIKEFINETWLERFGHSVHPATLTFLWSSMVSIFGLGGLLGAMSSGCLAARYGKKNCFLGSNVLLLASAFLSGFSKMARSVELILMGRFLCGVSTGVCVLLHPQYLGEVSPRKLRGFTNSTASVFWSLGKVLGQVMGQRELLGSETLWPLLLAFSGVTALVPLLSLPFFPESPPHLFLHKGDEEGCVKAMKAFWGEGVHQAELDDLRKERVALKSAQHKSVLELVKEPSLRWQLYMLLVLVVTTQLSGIQAIYSYTFEVLQTAGFHLNLIPYLALGVSLCELLSTVLCSFIIERSGRKVLLWAGYALMGTMLAVITLALSLQPWFSWMPYCSLSLIFCFVFVFGMGPAGATASVRMEIFDQSSRASAFVIGGVLSWAGVFVIGMVFPLIVENFRHFSFLIFMGALYTSGFLIYFFLPETKRKSILEIQEEFEKLNFKKKQIPVLETQLTKDHEFCTKL, from the exons CACATCAAAGAGTTCATCAATGAAACCTGGCTGGAGAGGTTTGGACACTCAGTCCATCCTGCAACACTCACCTTCTTGTGGTCTTCGATGGTATCCATCTTTGGCTTGGGAGGTCTCCTGGGTGCCATGAGCAGCGGATGCCTGGCTGCCAGATATGGAAA GAAGAACTGCTTCTTGGGCAGCAACGTGCTCCTGCTGGCAAGCGCCTTCCTCTCAGGCTTCAGCAAGATGGCCAGATCTGTCGAGCTCATTCTGATGGGACGTTTCCTGTGTGGCGTCAGCACAG GTGTGTGTGTCCTTCTTCATCCCCAGTACCTCGGGGAAGTTTCCCCCAGAAAACTCCGTGGGTTTACTAATTCAACTGCTTCTGTGTTTTGGAGTCTGGGCAAAGTCCTTGGTCAAGTTATGGGACAAAG GGAGCTTTTGGGAAGTGAGACCCTCTGGCCATTGCTGCTGGCCTTCAGTGGAGTTACGGCCTTGGTTCCGCTGCTCTCTCTACCGTTCTTCCCCGAGTCTCCACCTCACTTGTTCTTGCATAAAGGAGATGAAGAAGGATGTGTGAAAG CAATGAAGgcgttttggggggaaggggtcCATCAGGCAGAGCTGGATGACTTGCGGAAGGAGCGTGTGGCCCTGAAGAGCGCCCAGCACAAGAGTGTCCTTGAGCTGGTGAAGGAGCCGTCCCTGCGCTGGCAGCTGTACATGTTGCTTGTCCTCGTGGTGACCACCCAGCTGAGCGGCATCCAGGCA ATCTACTCCTACACCTTTGAAGTGCTCCAGACAGCCGGGTTCCACCTCAACCTCATCCCTTACTTGGCCCTGGGAGTGAGCCTCTGCGAACTTCTCTCCACAGTCCTTTGT AGCTTCATCATTGAACGGTCCGGAAGGAAGGTGCTGCTCTGGGCAGGCTATGCTTTGATGGGCACCATGCTGGCTGTTATCACCTTGGCTCTCTCCCTGCAG CCCTGGTTCTCCTGGATGCCCTACTGTAGCCTGTCTTTGATCTTCTGTTTTGTGTTCGTCTTTGGAATGGGCCCAG CCGGTGCCACAGCCTCTGTGAGGATGGAGATCTTTGACCAATCGTCCAGAGCATCTGCCTTTGTGATCGGTGGTGTCCTGAGCTGGGCTGGAGTCTTTGTGATCGGAATGGTGTTTCCATTGATTGTG GAAAACTTCCGTCATTTCAGCTTCCTCATCTTCATGGGGGCCCTTTACACTTCAGGCTTTCTTATTTACTTCTTCCTGCCtgagacaaagagaaaatccaTCCTAGAAATCCAAGAAGAATTTGAGAAACTTAATTTTAAGAAGAAACAAATTCCTGTCTTAGAAACCCAGCTGACCAAAGACCACGAATTTTGTACTAAACTATGA
- the LOC134505971 gene encoding solute carrier family 2, facilitated glucose transporter member 11-like isoform X1, with the protein MAPVFWDVIQYQRLLQMILILGIGGSLQVGFQGSMITYTSVHIKEFINETWLERFGHSVHPATLTFLWSSMVSIFGLGGLLGAMSSGCLAARYGKKNCFLGSNVLLLASAFLSGFSKMARSVELILMGRFLCGVSTGVCVLLHPQYLGEVSPRKLRGFTNSTASVFWSLGKVLGQVMGQRELLGSETLWPLLLAFSGVTALVPLLSLPFFPESPPHLFLHKGDEEGCVKAMKAFWGEGVHQAELDDLRKERVALKSAQHKSVLELVKEPSLRWQLYMLLVLVVTTQLSGIQAIYSYTFEVLQTAGFHLNLIPYLALGVSLCELLSTVLCSFIIERSGRKVLLWAGYALMGTMLAVITLALSLQPWFSWMPYCSLSLIFCFVFVFGMGPAGATASVRMEIFDQSSRASAFVIGGVLSWAGVFVIGMVFPLIVENFRHFSFLIFMGALYTSGFLIYFFLPETKRKSILEIQEEFEKLNFKKKQIPVLETQLTKDHEFCTKL; encoded by the exons CACATCAAAGAGTTCATCAATGAAACCTGGCTGGAGAGGTTTGGACACTCAGTCCATCCTGCAACACTCACCTTCTTGTGGTCTTCGATGGTATCCATCTTTGGCTTGGGAGGTCTCCTGGGTGCCATGAGCAGCGGATGCCTGGCTGCCAGATATGGAAA GAAGAACTGCTTCTTGGGCAGCAACGTGCTCCTGCTGGCAAGCGCCTTCCTCTCAGGCTTCAGCAAGATGGCCAGATCTGTCGAGCTCATTCTGATGGGACGTTTCCTGTGTGGCGTCAGCACAG GTGTGTGTGTCCTTCTTCATCCCCAGTACCTCGGGGAAGTTTCCCCCAGAAAACTCCGTGGGTTTACTAATTCAACTGCTTCTGTGTTTTGGAGTCTGGGCAAAGTCCTTGGTCAAGTTATGGGACAAAG GGAGCTTTTGGGAAGTGAGACCCTCTGGCCATTGCTGCTGGCCTTCAGTGGAGTTACGGCCTTGGTTCCGCTGCTCTCTCTACCGTTCTTCCCCGAGTCTCCACCTCACTTGTTCTTGCATAAAGGAGATGAAGAAGGATGTGTGAAAG CAATGAAGgcgttttggggggaaggggtcCATCAGGCAGAGCTGGATGACTTGCGGAAGGAGCGTGTGGCCCTGAAGAGCGCCCAGCACAAGAGTGTCCTTGAGCTGGTGAAGGAGCCGTCCCTGCGCTGGCAGCTGTACATGTTGCTTGTCCTCGTGGTGACCACCCAGCTGAGCGGCATCCAGGCA ATCTACTCCTACACCTTTGAAGTGCTCCAGACAGCCGGGTTCCACCTCAACCTCATCCCTTACTTGGCCCTGGGAGTGAGCCTCTGCGAACTTCTCTCCACAGTCCTTTGT AGCTTCATCATTGAACGGTCCGGAAGGAAGGTGCTGCTCTGGGCAGGCTATGCTTTGATGGGCACCATGCTGGCTGTTATCACCTTGGCTCTCTCCCTGCAG CCCTGGTTCTCCTGGATGCCCTACTGTAGCCTGTCTTTGATCTTCTGTTTTGTGTTCGTCTTTGGAATGGGCCCAG CCGGTGCCACAGCCTCTGTGAGGATGGAGATCTTTGACCAATCGTCCAGAGCATCTGCCTTTGTGATCGGTGGTGTCCTGAGCTGGGCTGGAGTCTTTGTGATCGGAATGGTGTTTCCATTGATTGTG GAAAACTTCCGTCATTTCAGCTTCCTCATCTTCATGGGGGCCCTTTACACTTCAGGCTTTCTTATTTACTTCTTCCTGCCtgagacaaagagaaaatccaTCCTAGAAATCCAAGAAGAATTTGAGAAACTTAATTTTAAGAAGAAACAAATTCCTGTCTTAGAAACCCAGCTGACCAAAGACCACGAATTTTGTACTAAACTATGA